The DNA region CAGGCATCGGAGAAGAGTTACACCCTGCTGAAGAAAGGCGAGCGCACGCTCACCTACGGCTTCGACTATTCGCTGGTGCGCGATGTGCAGATCGAGCAGGTGCGCACGGGCAGCAACGTCTACAGCGTGATCCCTCGCAGCGAAGCCCAGCACACCTTCACCAACTCCTTCACCTTCGACTACGGCATCTGGGACAACCTGACCTTCAGCGTGCGCCTGCCCTTCGTGGCCAAGTACGACACCGAGCGCGACGTCAACGTCTACAGCCTCGGCGACATCTCCGGCAGCCTGCGCTGGCAGCCCTGGTCCGCCACTCGTGGTCGCCCGGTCACCACCCTGTTCGCCACACTCGGCCTGCCCACCGGCGAGAGCCCCTTCGACATCAACAACGAGACGGACCTCTCCACCGGCAACGGCTACTACAGCCTGGGCGTGGGGGCCAACACCTCCTACGTGATCGACCCGGTCGTGCTGTTCGGTTCGGTCGGCTACACCTACAACATGCCGGTGCACGACATCCACCAGAACCGCGGCGGCCGCCTGCTGGAGGACGTGGACCCGGGCAACACCCTGTCCCTGAGCATGGGCTTCGCCTATGCGCTGTCCTACGACGTGTCCCTGGCCACCTCCTACCAGATGGCCTACACCACCAAGCCGACCTACACCTTCGGCGACACCGAGTTCGAAGGCACCGAGCAGACCAGCGCAATCATGAACTTCTCGCTCGGCCTGCGGACCTCTCCCGATTACATCGTCAACGTCAACGCCGGTTTCGGCATGACCGAGGACTCCCCGGACGTGATGCTGGGGTTCTCCGTACCCCTGGACATAAAAGGCCTGAAGGCCCAGTAACCGGCGAGGCGACGACATGACGATGCGAATTTCGCCGCTGGCCCTGGCGCTGGCGGGGTTGGGGGCCGGTTGGGCGGGCGGCGTGCAGGCGCAGCTGGCCAACGACCTGACCATTGGCAACCCCAAGGCGATGGCCATGGCCAATGCCGTGACCGCCGACTCCACCGGGATCGACGCGGTGCACTACAACCCGGCGGCGCTGACCAAGCTCAAGGGCCGCCAGACCACGGTGAAGATGATCGCCGGGGTAATGGATATCCGCGCCGAGTTCGATGCGCCGGACGGCTACAACGTCATGGGGTTCACCGACGATCCCGTGGCCAACTCCAGCAGCCGTACCCTCACGCCTGCCATGTACCTGCCGGGCATGGGCGGCATGACCGACATGCCGCTGCTGGTGGCGCCCCTGGCGGGCCTGTCGATCAACCCGCCGGGCTCCAAGTTCACCTTCGCCACCAACGTCTACGCGCCCATGGCCCTGGGCTATTCGCGGGATTCGGACAGCGACCCGGGGCGCTACCAGGGGCGCGAGGTGGCGATCCAGCGCATCACCTACTTCTCGCCATCGGTGGGCTACCAGGTGAACGACGAGCTGTCGGTGGGCCTGTCGGTCGGGTTCTCGCACCAGGCCCTGGCGCTGAACGAGGACTTCCGCAACCCGAGCATGCTCACCGGGCTGGTGGGGCTGCTCAACAAGGTGCTCTGCGAGCCGGGGTTGGAAGACATCATCGGCACGCTCATCAACGTCTGTGGCGGCCGTATCGGCCCCTACGACACCCTGGCCAATATCGACCTGGACCTGCAGCAGTCACTGTCGCCCACCTGGAACATCGGTGTGCTCTGGGAGCCCACCGACTGGTTCGCCTGGGGCGCCACCTACCAGAGCGAGGCGCGCATGCACCTCCAGGGCAAGTACCGGGTGGATTATTCCAAGGACTGGCAGGGTTTCTGGACCGGCTTCCAGGGCGCGATCTTCGGGCAGATCCTCAGCCCGCTCTTCCCCTATGGCAACGTCGACGAGGAAGTGGGCAATGCCAGCATGACCATGACCTACCCGGACAACTTCTCCACCGGGATCAAGATCAGGCCCTTCGATCGCTGGCAGTTCAATGCCGACCTGAAGTGGAGCGGCTACAGCGACTGGAACGAATTCGAAATCGAGTTCGACCGCGAGCTGGACGTGCTGCGCATCGCCAAGAACTTCAGCGGCGGCAATGCCACCGCCACCACCCTGACCCTGGACCGTGGCTACCGCGATACCTGGAGCTGGGCGGTGGGGGCGCAGTACGACGTGACCGACCGCCTGGCCCTGCGCGCCGGCTACGAATGGCGCCCTTCGGCCATCCCCGGCAACAAGGCTGACGTGCTGGCGCCCATCGGCGACGCCCAGCTCTACGGCCTCGGGCTGGGTTACCGCTGGGACAAGGACACCAACATCGATATCGGCTTCAACTACTTCGTCACCTCGCAGACCACCAGGGCCAACACCAGCTGCAACCTCAACTGCACCGGCATCGACAACCTGGTCTACAACCCCTATGCCGGCCAGGATGTGACGACTTCGGTGAAGGCCTACATCCTGGCCATGACCTACACGACGACATTCTGATGAAGACCCTTGCCGCGCTTTGCCTCATCACCGCCCTTGCGGCCCACACCCAGGCCCAGGCCGCCAGCGGGCGCTACCTGACCTGGATCGACGACAACGGCCGGGTGCACAACAGCTTCGTCGGCGAGCGCTACGGCGAGCAGCAGCGCCAGGCGGCCCAGCGCATCAGCCGCAGCGACCTGGCACGCCTGCAGGAACAGAGCGCGGCGGGCGGGATGGGCGGCAACGCCGGTGGCGAGCAGAAGCGCCGCTACTTCACCTGGGTGGATGCCAGCGGCAACCTGCAGAACAGCTTCTACGCGGCGGGCCAGGTGCCGGCCGGGGAGCGCGATTACCTGCTGCCCAGCGGCAAGCGTTCGACCGAGTACATCGACGCCGATGTCCTGGAAGGGCGTGGCTACTCGCGGCCCGAGAACGGTACGGCCTACTTCACCTGGGTGGACGAGCAGGGCCGCACCCACAACTCCAGGGTCCCGGCCAAGGGCAGTGAGCCGCAGGCGGAGGAGGGCATTGGCCAGCCCGTGGCCTACACCGAGAGCCGCCAGGTCGAATTCGAGCGCAAGGCCGCCATCCTGCCGTCGCTGGACGGCCAGCCCAGCGAGGCGATGAAGGCCCTGCTGGAAGGCAGCGAGGAGCGCAGCCAGTCGCTGTACCAGGGGCTGGTGGACCAGTGTTGCGGGCAGCTGCCGGAGGGGGATTTCACCGAGTTGTCCGCCGAGGAGCCGCGCTACGAGGAGCTCAACCGTTTCTCCCCCAGCTTCGCCTTCCCCATGGGTCGCAGCTACTACGCGGCGCTGAAGCTGCCGCGCTCCGGACGTGCCTACGGCCTGCGCATCCGCAGCTTCGCCAACCGCCAGGTGGTCTACCCTTCGATCCTCTTCCTCGACGAGGCCAAGCGCCCGACGCGCCTGGTGAGCGATGCCGTCTACCAACTGCATGGCGAGACCTGGTACCGCTACGCCTACATCGAGGGCACCGTGCAGGTCCGCGCCAACCAGGGCGAGCGCTACGCGTTGCTGCTGACCACCGACGAGGACCGCAGCCTCAATACTCTCGACAACAAGCCCTTCAAGCGCCCGATGCAGGACCTGGCCGTCAGCGAAGCCGGCATGCAGGTGCATGAACACGTGGACGAAGGGGCGTTCGAGCTGGCGATCGTGAGATAGGGGACTGAGGGGCGTGGCGCAGGTCGGGTGCAACCCGACGATCCCGTGCCTCAGGTCTGGTACGCCTCGGCGCGCGACGGCTTCTGTGTCCTGGAGCACCTGCAGCGATGGGTTTCGCACCGCTCGCGGAACGCCGCCCGACCCATCCACGGACTACCCATTCCATGGAGTGCGCTCCTGCACCCCGAATCCCAGGCATGAAAAAGCCCGGCACATGGCCGGGCTTTTCCGTGACGGCAGGGCGGATCAGAGTTCGGCGGGGTGCACGTGGCCGAACAGTTCCTGGGAGAAGCGCACGCGTTCCTCCGGGGTTTCCACGATGCCTTTTTCCTGCAGCTCGGCGATGCGGGCTTCCACCGCGTGGGCGCGATGGGTCAGCCCGCAGTCGTTGGCGATCTGGATGTTCAGGCCGGGGCGGGCGTTGAGCTCGAGGATCAGCGGGCCCTTTTCCTGGTCCAGCACCATGTCGACACCGATGTAGCCCAGGCCGCACAGCTCGTAGCAGCCGGCCGCCAGCTTCATGAAGCCGTCCCAGTTGGGCAGTTGCACGCCGTCCACCGCGTTGGTGGTGTCCGGGTGCTTGGCGATCTTGTTGTTCAGCCAGGTGCCGCGCAGGGTGACGCCGGTGGCCAGGTCCACGCCCACACCGATGGCGCCCTGGTGCAGGTTGGCCTTGCCGTTGGACTGGCGGGTGGGCAGGCGCAGCATCGCCATCACGGGGTAGCCCATGAGCACGATGATGCGGATGTCCGGCACGCCTTCGTAGCTGATGCTCTTGAAGATCTGGTCCGGGGTCACGCGGTACTCGATCAGCGCGCGGTCGCGGTGCCCGCCGAGGGAGTAGAGGCCGGTGAGGATCGAGGAGATCTGATGCTCGATCTCCTCGTGGCTGATGATCTTCCCGGAGACCGTCTTGTAACGGCC from Pseudomonas tohonis includes:
- a CDS encoding transporter; the encoded protein is MGVRGYAWLAVLALGACGPLWAEESSVDDAREALTKKEGDADSAKALEQVFQASEKSYTLLKKGERTLTYGFDYSLVRDVQIEQVRTGSNVYSVIPRSEAQHTFTNSFTFDYGIWDNLTFSVRLPFVAKYDTERDVNVYSLGDISGSLRWQPWSATRGRPVTTLFATLGLPTGESPFDINNETDLSTGNGYYSLGVGANTSYVIDPVVLFGSVGYTYNMPVHDIHQNRGGRLLEDVDPGNTLSLSMGFAYALSYDVSLATSYQMAYTTKPTYTFGDTEFEGTEQTSAIMNFSLGLRTSPDYIVNVNAGFGMTEDSPDVMLGFSVPLDIKGLKAQ
- a CDS encoding outer membrane protein transport protein; its protein translation is MTMRISPLALALAGLGAGWAGGVQAQLANDLTIGNPKAMAMANAVTADSTGIDAVHYNPAALTKLKGRQTTVKMIAGVMDIRAEFDAPDGYNVMGFTDDPVANSSSRTLTPAMYLPGMGGMTDMPLLVAPLAGLSINPPGSKFTFATNVYAPMALGYSRDSDSDPGRYQGREVAIQRITYFSPSVGYQVNDELSVGLSVGFSHQALALNEDFRNPSMLTGLVGLLNKVLCEPGLEDIIGTLINVCGGRIGPYDTLANIDLDLQQSLSPTWNIGVLWEPTDWFAWGATYQSEARMHLQGKYRVDYSKDWQGFWTGFQGAIFGQILSPLFPYGNVDEEVGNASMTMTYPDNFSTGIKIRPFDRWQFNADLKWSGYSDWNEFEIEFDRELDVLRIAKNFSGGNATATTLTLDRGYRDTWSWAVGAQYDVTDRLALRAGYEWRPSAIPGNKADVLAPIGDAQLYGLGLGYRWDKDTNIDIGFNYFVTSQTTRANTSCNLNCTGIDNLVYNPYAGQDVTTSVKAYILAMTYTTTF
- a CDS encoding MalM family protein, giving the protein MKTLAALCLITALAAHTQAQAASGRYLTWIDDNGRVHNSFVGERYGEQQRQAAQRISRSDLARLQEQSAAGGMGGNAGGEQKRRYFTWVDASGNLQNSFYAAGQVPAGERDYLLPSGKRSTEYIDADVLEGRGYSRPENGTAYFTWVDEQGRTHNSRVPAKGSEPQAEEGIGQPVAYTESRQVEFERKAAILPSLDGQPSEAMKALLEGSEERSQSLYQGLVDQCCGQLPEGDFTELSAEEPRYEELNRFSPSFAFPMGRSYYAALKLPRSGRAYGLRIRSFANRQVVYPSILFLDEAKRPTRLVSDAVYQLHGETWYRYAYIEGTVQVRANQGERYALLLTTDEDRSLNTLDNKPFKRPMQDLAVSEAGMQVHEHVDEGAFELAIVR
- a CDS encoding alpha-L-glutamate ligase-like protein, producing the protein MFGLIKTWKALEAKGIMGINRRNADYVLKYNKRHLYPIVDDKIITKMRAIEAGIHVPEMYGIISTEKEIDKLDEIIGERNDFVIKPAQGAGGDGILVIADRFEGRYKTVSGKIISHEEIEHQISSILTGLYSLGGHRDRALIEYRVTPDQIFKSISYEGVPDIRIIVLMGYPVMAMLRLPTRQSNGKANLHQGAIGVGVDLATGVTLRGTWLNNKIAKHPDTTNAVDGVQLPNWDGFMKLAAGCYELCGLGYIGVDMVLDQEKGPLILELNARPGLNIQIANDCGLTHRAHAVEARIAELQEKGIVETPEERVRFSQELFGHVHPAEL